From Erwinia sp. HDF1-3R, one genomic window encodes:
- the ssuC gene encoding aliphatic sulfonate ABC transporter permease SsuC: MNKQLKRINNQLIPWALPIALVVVWQIASQTGWLSNRILPSPEAIVVTFWHLTVSGELWQHLAISSWRAAVGFGIGGSIGLILGLITGMSRLGERLLDTSIQMLRNVPHLALIPLVILWFGIDESAKIFLVALGTMFPIYLNTYHGIRNIDRGLVEMARSYGLSGWSLFIQVVLPGALPSIMVGVRFALGLMWLTLIVAETISANSGIGYLAMNAREFLQTDVVVVAIILYALLGKLADVSALLLERWWLRWHPAYQLKEDFA; this comes from the coding sequence ATGAACAAGCAGCTTAAGCGTATCAACAATCAGCTTATTCCCTGGGCGCTGCCGATCGCGCTGGTGGTGGTGTGGCAGATTGCCTCACAAACCGGTTGGCTCTCTAACCGAATTTTGCCTTCGCCGGAGGCGATCGTGGTGACCTTCTGGCACCTGACGGTCAGCGGTGAGCTGTGGCAGCACCTGGCCATCAGCAGCTGGCGAGCGGCCGTTGGTTTCGGCATCGGCGGGTCCATCGGGCTGATTCTTGGCCTGATAACCGGCATGTCCCGCCTTGGGGAGCGTCTGCTGGACACCTCAATTCAGATGCTGCGTAACGTTCCGCATCTGGCGCTGATCCCGCTGGTTATCCTCTGGTTCGGCATCGACGAATCGGCCAAAATTTTCCTGGTGGCCCTCGGCACCATGTTCCCCATTTATCTCAACACCTATCACGGCATCCGCAATATTGACCGGGGGCTGGTGGAGATGGCACGCAGCTATGGGCTTTCTGGCTGGAGTCTGTTTATTCAGGTGGTGCTGCCGGGCGCGCTGCCGTCAATTATGGTTGGCGTACGCTTCGCGCTGGGTTTGATGTGGCTGACGCTAATCGTGGCTGAAACCATCTCAGCGAACTCCGGGATTGGCTATCTGGCCATGAACGCCCGTGAGTTTTTACAAACCGATGTGGTGGTGGTCGCCATTATTTTATACGCCCTGCTGGGCAAGCTGGCCGACGTCAGCGCGCTGCTGCTTGAACGCTGGTGGCTGCGCTGGCATCCCGCTTATCAACTGAAGGAGGATTTCGCATGA
- the pncB gene encoding nicotinate phosphoribosyltransferase: protein MLKRTMTRHDSPILTTLLDTDAYKLHMQQAVFHRYQNVPVVAEFRCRGDDLLGIYADEIREQIDMMRTLALTGDEANYLAELPFFKMDYLTWLKQFRYDPSQVRVRNHHGKLDIRISGSWLEVIMWEVPLLALISEVVHRHRSPGVQTAMAVDRLNSKLADFSRLTDSMDMSRFKLMDFGTRRRFSGDVQRAIVSTLKQHVPWLVGSSNYDVARSLALPPVGTQAHEWFQAHQQISPVLANSQRAALQAWLDEYPDNLGIALTDCITMDAFLRDFGQTFANRYQGLRHDSGDPVEWGEKAIAHYETLGIDPKTKTLVFSDNLDLAKAVDLYAHFGQRADVIFGIGTRLTCDIPQVKPLNIVIKLVECNGKPVAKLSDSPGKTICQDKAFVRALRKAFDLPLVKKAS, encoded by the coding sequence ATGCTGAAACGCACCATGACACGACATGATTCCCCGATATTGACGACGTTGCTTGATACGGATGCCTACAAGCTGCACATGCAACAGGCAGTGTTCCATCGTTACCAGAACGTCCCCGTAGTGGCGGAATTCCGCTGCCGGGGTGACGATTTGCTGGGTATTTATGCCGATGAAATTAGAGAACAAATCGACATGATGCGCACGCTGGCGTTGACCGGCGACGAAGCAAACTATCTGGCAGAGCTGCCTTTTTTCAAAATGGATTATCTCACCTGGCTAAAGCAGTTTCGTTACGATCCCAGCCAGGTACGCGTTCGCAACCATCACGGCAAGCTGGATATCCGCATCAGCGGAAGCTGGCTTGAGGTCATCATGTGGGAAGTCCCCCTGCTGGCGCTGATAAGCGAAGTGGTCCATCGCCACCGATCCCCAGGGGTGCAGACCGCCATGGCGGTTGACCGTCTGAACAGCAAGCTGGCTGATTTCAGCAGGCTGACCGATTCGATGGATATGTCGCGCTTTAAGCTGATGGATTTTGGCACGCGCCGCCGCTTCTCGGGCGACGTGCAGCGCGCGATTGTCAGCACGCTTAAGCAGCACGTCCCCTGGCTGGTCGGCTCCAGCAACTATGATGTTGCGCGCAGTCTGGCGCTACCGCCGGTGGGAACCCAGGCGCATGAATGGTTTCAGGCCCATCAGCAGATTAGCCCGGTGCTGGCAAACAGCCAGCGCGCGGCTCTCCAGGCGTGGCTTGATGAGTACCCTGATAATCTGGGTATCGCACTGACCGACTGCATTACTATGGATGCCTTTTTGCGCGACTTTGGCCAGACGTTTGCTAACCGTTATCAGGGTCTGCGCCATGACTCCGGCGACCCGGTGGAATGGGGTGAAAAAGCGATCGCCCATTATGAAACGCTGGGCATCGATCCGAAAACCAAAACGCTGGTGTTCTCGGATAACCTCGATCTGGCAAAAGCGGTCGATCTCTATGCGCATTTTGGGCAACGGGCAGACGTCATCTTTGGCATCGGCACCCGCCTGACCTGCGACATCCCTCAGGTTAAGCCGCTGAATATTGTTATTAAGCTGGTGGAGTGCAACGGCAAACCGGTCGCTAAGCTCTCCGACAGCCCGGGCAAAACAATTTGTCAGGATAAAGCCTTCGTTCGCGCCCTGCGCAAGGCGTTTGATCTGCCGCTGGTCAAGAAAGCCAGTTAA
- a CDS encoding porin → MMKRNILALVIPALLAAGAANAAEIYNKDGNKLDLYGKAVGLHYFSDNDSNDGDQSYVRFGFKGETQINDMLTGYGQWEYNFNANNSEGSDAQSGNKTRLGFAGLKFAQYGSIDYGRNYSLLYDPMGWTDMLPEFGGDSAYTDEGILGGRTTGVLTYRNTNFFGLVDGWDFALQYQGKNDRDDTRRSNGDGYAISTSYTSPVGLGVSGAYGSYDRTNAQASGVRTLNDSSGNAVLDANGNDVTINNGAGKRAEAWATAIKYDANSVYLAAMYGETRNATPFTSSQVTFSNNQTGSISSFANKAQNIELVAQYQFDFGLRPSLGYVQSKGKDIGNGIGDADLIKYADVGATYYFNKNMSTYVDYQINLLKDNNPLGLNTDDTVAVGLVYQF, encoded by the coding sequence ATGATGAAGCGCAACATTCTGGCACTGGTTATCCCGGCACTTTTAGCAGCAGGCGCAGCCAATGCAGCAGAAATTTATAATAAAGACGGCAACAAGCTGGACCTGTACGGTAAAGCGGTTGGTCTGCACTATTTTTCTGATAACGACAGCAATGATGGCGATCAGTCATACGTTCGTTTTGGTTTTAAAGGCGAAACGCAGATCAACGATATGTTGACCGGTTACGGCCAGTGGGAATACAACTTTAACGCCAACAATTCTGAAGGTTCTGATGCGCAGAGCGGTAACAAGACGCGTCTGGGCTTCGCCGGTCTGAAATTCGCTCAGTACGGCTCAATCGATTATGGCCGTAACTACAGCCTGCTGTACGATCCAATGGGCTGGACGGATATGCTGCCAGAATTCGGCGGTGACTCAGCTTATACCGACGAAGGTATCCTGGGTGGCCGTACCACTGGTGTCCTGACCTATCGTAATACTAACTTCTTTGGCCTGGTTGATGGATGGGACTTCGCTCTCCAGTATCAGGGTAAAAACGACCGTGACGATACCCGTCGTTCAAACGGTGATGGCTACGCCATCTCTACCAGCTACACCTCACCAGTGGGTCTGGGCGTGTCCGGTGCCTATGGTTCCTATGACCGTACCAACGCTCAGGCCTCTGGCGTTCGTACTCTGAATGACAGCAGCGGCAATGCGGTACTTGACGCAAATGGCAACGACGTCACCATTAACAATGGTGCAGGCAAGCGCGCTGAAGCATGGGCAACGGCCATCAAGTATGACGCTAACAGCGTTTACCTGGCTGCAATGTACGGTGAAACGCGTAACGCTACGCCGTTTACCAGCTCTCAGGTAACGTTCAGCAACAATCAGACCGGCAGCATCAGTTCTTTTGCTAACAAAGCACAGAACATTGAGCTGGTTGCACAGTACCAGTTCGATTTCGGCCTGCGTCCTTCACTGGGCTACGTTCAGTCTAAAGGCAAAGACATCGGCAACGGTATTGGCGATGCTGACCTGATCAAATACGCTGACGTTGGTGCGACTTACTACTTCAACAAAAACATGTCTACCTACGTTGACTACCAGATCAACCTGCTGAAAGACAACAACCCTCTGGGTCTGAACACCGATGACACCGTAGCAGTAGGCCTGGTTTACCAGTTCTAA
- the pepN gene encoding aminopeptidase N, which translates to MTQLPQAKNRHDYRAPDYTITDIDLTFILDASTTQVTAISQIKRLNPAAGELRLDGENLTLISLTIDDTPWPHYRQEPDALYISQLPDAFTLKIVNDIHPDQNTALDGLYKSGDALCTQCEAEGFRNITWYLDRPDVLARFTTTIIAEQTRYPFLLSNGNRVDGGQMEDGRHWMKWEDPFPKPCYLFALVAGDFDVLRDSFRTRSGRDVALEIFVDRGNLDRADWAMTSLKNSMKWDEERFGLEYDLDIFMIVAVDFFNMGAMENKGLNVFNSKYVLAKAETATDKDYLGIEAVIGHEYFHNWTGNRVTCRDWFQLSLKEGLTVFRDQEFSSDLGSRAVNRIDNVRIMRGAQFAEDASPMAHPIRPEQVIEMNNFYTLTVYEKGSEVIRMLHTLLGEENFQKGIQLYFERHDGSAATCDEFVQALEDASNVDLSQFRRWYSQSGTPVLTVRDDYNPELEQYTLHVTQVTPPTADQKEKLPLHIPLDIELYDAEGRVIPLQHNGHPVHHVLNVTEEFQSFVFDKVYFQPVPSLLREFSAPVKLEYNWSDAQLTFLMRHARNDFARWDAAQSLLAIYIRLNVARYQQGQPLSLPLHVADAFRAVLLEENSDPALMALILSLPGENEIAELFEIIDPQAISDVRAALVRLLATELADEWLAIYNAHHTLTYRVEHADMAKRALKNVCLGYLAFGDEALAEKVVTAQFEQANNMTDSLAAMSAAVAAGLPCRDALLEAFDNRWHKDGLVMDKWFALQATSPAPDVLSQVKALLGHRSFTLSNPNRIRSLIGAFASGNPAAFHAADGSGYQFLVEILTDLNTRNPQVASRMIEPLIRLKRYDASRQTLMRQALEQLQGLEKLSGDLFEKITKALNA; encoded by the coding sequence ATGACGCAACTGCCGCAAGCCAAAAATCGCCATGATTACCGTGCACCCGATTATACCATCACCGATATTGACCTGACGTTTATCCTGGATGCCAGCACAACGCAGGTCACCGCCATCAGCCAGATCAAACGGCTGAATCCGGCGGCAGGTGAATTACGTCTTGATGGCGAGAATCTGACGCTCATTTCGCTGACGATCGACGACACCCCCTGGCCGCACTATCGCCAGGAGCCGGATGCGCTGTATATCAGCCAGCTTCCCGACGCGTTCACTCTGAAAATCGTCAACGACATTCATCCGGATCAAAATACCGCGCTGGATGGCCTGTACAAATCCGGCGATGCGCTCTGCACCCAGTGCGAGGCCGAAGGCTTTCGCAATATCACCTGGTACCTTGACCGGCCGGACGTGCTGGCGCGTTTTACCACCACCATCATTGCTGAACAAACACGCTATCCCTTCCTGCTCTCTAACGGTAACCGCGTAGATGGCGGCCAGATGGAAGACGGGCGTCACTGGATGAAGTGGGAAGATCCTTTCCCTAAACCCTGCTATCTGTTTGCGCTGGTTGCGGGCGATTTCGATGTGCTGCGCGACAGCTTCAGAACGCGCTCTGGCCGCGACGTCGCGCTGGAGATCTTTGTCGATCGCGGTAATCTCGATCGCGCCGACTGGGCGATGACCTCGCTCAAAAACAGCATGAAATGGGACGAGGAGCGTTTCGGTCTGGAGTACGACCTGGATATCTTTATGATCGTCGCCGTCGATTTCTTTAATATGGGTGCGATGGAAAATAAGGGCCTCAACGTCTTTAACTCCAAATACGTGCTGGCGAAGGCGGAAACGGCAACCGATAAAGACTATCTCGGCATTGAAGCGGTGATCGGTCACGAATATTTCCATAACTGGACCGGCAACCGCGTCACCTGCCGCGACTGGTTCCAGCTCAGCCTGAAAGAGGGGCTGACGGTGTTCCGCGATCAGGAGTTCAGTTCCGATCTGGGGTCGCGTGCGGTCAACCGCATCGACAACGTGCGCATTATGCGTGGCGCCCAGTTTGCTGAAGATGCCAGTCCGATGGCGCATCCGATCCGTCCTGAGCAGGTGATCGAAATGAACAACTTCTACACCCTGACGGTGTATGAGAAAGGTTCAGAAGTGATCCGCATGCTGCACACCCTGTTGGGTGAAGAGAACTTCCAGAAGGGCATTCAGCTCTACTTCGAGCGCCACGACGGCAGCGCAGCCACCTGCGATGAATTTGTGCAGGCGCTGGAGGACGCGTCCAACGTCGATCTCTCCCAGTTCCGTCGCTGGTACAGCCAGTCCGGCACGCCGGTGCTGACCGTGCGCGATGACTACAACCCTGAACTGGAGCAGTATACGCTGCACGTCACCCAGGTGACGCCGCCGACGGCCGATCAGAAAGAGAAGCTGCCGCTGCATATTCCGCTCGATATCGAACTGTACGATGCCGAGGGCAGGGTGATCCCGCTTCAGCACAATGGGCATCCGGTGCATCACGTACTGAACGTGACGGAAGAGTTCCAGTCGTTCGTTTTCGATAAAGTCTACTTCCAGCCGGTACCCTCTCTGCTGCGCGAATTCTCTGCGCCGGTGAAGCTGGAGTATAACTGGAGCGATGCGCAGCTCACCTTCCTGATGCGTCACGCACGTAATGACTTTGCCCGCTGGGATGCGGCACAGAGCCTGCTGGCAATCTATATTCGTCTCAACGTTGCACGCTATCAGCAGGGCCAGCCGCTCTCTTTGCCGCTCCACGTTGCCGATGCTTTCCGCGCCGTGCTGCTGGAAGAGAACAGCGATCCGGCGCTGATGGCGCTGATCCTCTCGCTGCCGGGCGAGAATGAAATTGCCGAGCTGTTCGAGATAATCGATCCACAGGCAATTTCTGACGTGCGCGCCGCGCTGGTGCGCCTGCTGGCAACCGAACTGGCTGACGAATGGCTGGCGATTTATAACGCGCACCATACTCTGACGTATCGGGTTGAACATGCTGACATGGCGAAGCGCGCGCTGAAAAACGTCTGTCTGGGCTATCTGGCCTTTGGCGACGAGGCGCTGGCGGAAAAAGTGGTTACCGCGCAGTTTGAGCAGGCGAATAATATGACTGACTCGCTGGCTGCTATGTCGGCGGCGGTGGCAGCCGGGCTGCCCTGCCGGGATGCGCTACTGGAAGCCTTTGACAACCGCTGGCATAAAGATGGCCTGGTGATGGATAAGTGGTTTGCCCTGCAGGCGACCAGCCCCGCGCCGGACGTCTTAAGTCAGGTTAAGGCGCTGCTCGGACATCGATCCTTTACCCTGAGTAATCCAAACCGTATTCGATCGCTGATCGGCGCATTTGCTTCCGGCAATCCGGCGGCGTTCCATGCGGCCGACGGCAGCGGCTATCAGTTCCTGGTTGAGATTTTAACCGATCTGAACACCCGTAATCCGCAGGTGGCCTCCAGAATGATTGAGCCGCTGATCCGTCTTAAACGCTACGATGCGTCGCGTCAAACGCTGATGCGCCAGGCGCTGGAACAGCTACAGGGGCTGGAGAAGCTCTCAGGCGATCTTTTCGAGAAGATAACCAAAGCGCTCAATGCCTAA
- the ssuD gene encoding FMNH2-dependent alkanesulfonate monooxygenase yields MSLSVFWFLPTHGDGHYLGTAEGARPVDHGYLQQVAQAADRLGFGGVLIPTGRSCEDAWLVAASLIPVTQRLRFLVALRPGVISPTQAARQAATLDRLSNGRALFNLVTGGDADELAGDGVFLDHRERYEESAEFTRIWRRVLEGETVDYEGKHVRVRGARLMFKPVQQPRPPLWFGGSSEPAQDLAAEQVDVYLTWGEPPAQVKEKIEQVRAKAAAQGRSVKFGIRLHVIVRETNEEAWRAADRLISHLDDATIARAQAALARTDSVGQQRMAALHGGRRDKLEISPNLWAGVGLVRGGAGTALVGDGETVAARMQEYADLGIETFILSGYPHLEEAYRVGELLFPHLDLEVPEIPQPRAVVAHGEAVAHDFAPQKVSQS; encoded by the coding sequence ATGAGTCTTTCCGTTTTCTGGTTTCTTCCTACCCACGGTGATGGTCACTATCTGGGCACCGCCGAAGGGGCACGCCCGGTCGATCACGGCTATCTGCAACAGGTAGCGCAGGCTGCGGACAGGCTGGGTTTTGGTGGGGTATTGATCCCTACCGGACGCTCCTGTGAAGATGCCTGGCTGGTCGCGGCATCACTGATCCCGGTCACCCAGCGGCTGCGCTTTCTGGTGGCGCTGCGCCCCGGCGTGATTTCACCCACCCAGGCCGCCCGTCAGGCCGCCACGCTTGACCGTTTATCGAATGGTCGCGCGCTGTTCAACCTGGTCACCGGCGGCGATGCCGACGAGCTGGCCGGTGACGGCGTGTTCCTCGATCATCGTGAGCGCTATGAAGAATCGGCGGAATTTACCCGCATCTGGCGTCGCGTGCTGGAGGGCGAGACGGTGGACTATGAAGGTAAACACGTCAGGGTGCGCGGTGCGCGCCTGATGTTTAAGCCAGTACAGCAGCCGCGTCCTCCACTCTGGTTTGGCGGTTCCTCAGAGCCAGCCCAGGATCTGGCCGCCGAACAGGTCGATGTCTATCTGACCTGGGGCGAGCCCCCCGCGCAGGTCAAAGAGAAGATTGAGCAGGTCCGCGCCAAAGCGGCGGCGCAGGGCCGTAGCGTTAAATTTGGCATTCGCCTGCATGTGATCGTTCGCGAGACGAATGAAGAAGCCTGGCGCGCCGCCGACCGCCTGATCTCCCATCTGGATGATGCCACCATCGCCAGAGCGCAGGCCGCGCTGGCGCGAACGGACTCCGTCGGCCAGCAGCGTATGGCGGCCCTGCACGGAGGGCGCAGGGACAAGCTGGAAATCAGTCCCAACCTCTGGGCCGGCGTTGGACTGGTGCGCGGCGGTGCCGGAACGGCACTGGTGGGGGATGGCGAAACGGTAGCCGCCCGGATGCAGGAGTATGCCGACCTGGGCATTGAAACCTTCATTCTCTCCGGCTATCCGCACCTTGAGGAAGCTTACCGCGTGGGTGAACTGCTGTTCCCCCACCTGGATCTTGAGGTGCCAGAAATTCCCCAGCCCCGGGCAGTCGTCGCTCACGGCGAAGCGGTAGCCCATGATTTTGCCCCACAAAAAGTCTCCCAGAGCTGA
- the ssuB gene encoding aliphatic sulfonates ABC transporter ATP-binding protein yields MSDVNTSPARLNAGTPLAINGVSKQYNGRTVLNDINLHIPSGQFVAVVGRSGCGKSTLLRLLAGLEKTSTGALLAGSAPLSQAKDDTRLMFQDARLLPWKSVIDNVGLGLKGRAWKEAARQALEAVGLAERAAEWPAALSGGQKQRVALARALIHRPGLLLLDEPLGALDALTRIEMQDLIESLWQKHHFTVLLVTHDVSEAVAMADRVLLIEEGEIGLDLTIDLPRPRRKGSVRLAELEAKVLDRVMKRSPAEAEKHYAQR; encoded by the coding sequence ATGAGTGACGTTAACACCTCTCCCGCGCGTCTTAATGCCGGAACGCCTCTGGCGATTAACGGCGTAAGCAAGCAGTACAATGGTCGTACGGTGCTGAATGACATTAATCTGCATATCCCCTCCGGCCAGTTTGTGGCGGTAGTCGGACGCAGCGGCTGCGGTAAAAGCACCCTGCTGCGCCTGCTGGCCGGACTGGAAAAGACCTCGACCGGCGCACTTTTAGCCGGCAGTGCGCCGCTTAGCCAGGCGAAAGACGACACCCGGCTGATGTTTCAGGATGCGCGCCTGCTGCCGTGGAAAAGCGTAATTGATAACGTCGGGCTGGGCCTTAAAGGGCGCGCCTGGAAAGAGGCGGCGCGGCAGGCGCTGGAGGCTGTGGGCCTCGCAGAGCGCGCAGCAGAGTGGCCTGCGGCACTGTCGGGCGGCCAGAAGCAGCGTGTGGCGCTGGCGCGTGCGCTGATCCACCGTCCCGGTCTGCTACTGCTGGATGAGCCGCTGGGGGCGCTGGATGCCCTGACGCGCATTGAAATGCAGGACCTGATCGAATCCCTGTGGCAGAAGCACCATTTTACCGTGCTGCTGGTCACCCACGACGTCAGCGAAGCGGTGGCAATGGCAGACCGTGTGCTGCTGATCGAAGAGGGAGAGATTGGGCTGGATTTAACCATCGATCTGCCCCGCCCTCGCCGTAAAGGTTCCGTCAGGCTGGCAGAGCTGGAAGCGAAGGTGCTGGACCGGGTGATGAAGCGCTCGCCTGCCGAAGCAGAAAAGCATTACGCACAGCGATAA
- a CDS encoding amino acid aminotransferase, with protein sequence MFERIAAAPADPILGLADLFRADDRPNKINLGIGVYKDETGNTPVLTSVKKAEQHLLENEKTKNYLSIDGLADFARCTQALLFGEESTVISSQRARTAQTPGGTGALRVAADFISTQTGAKRIWISNPSWPNHKNVFEAAGLEVCEYQYYDAATHSLDFDGMLSTLRGAKAGDIVLFHGCCHNPTGVDPSAEQWATLAEVSQASGWLPLFDFAYQGFARGLEEDAEGLRIFAASHQELLVASSYSKNFGLYNERVGALTLVASDAAVATTAFSQVKYTIRANYSNPPAHGAAVVATILSNKALRAIWEQELTDMRQRIHRMRQLFVNTLQEKGAKGDFRFIISQNGMFSFSGLSKDQVIRLREEFGVYAVNSGRVNVAGMTPDNMSPLCEAIVAVL encoded by the coding sequence ATGTTTGAACGCATTGCAGCAGCACCCGCCGACCCCATCCTTGGTTTAGCCGATCTTTTTCGCGCCGACGATCGTCCAAATAAGATCAATCTCGGCATTGGCGTCTATAAAGACGAAACCGGTAATACACCCGTGCTGACCAGCGTAAAAAAAGCTGAGCAGCACCTGCTGGAAAACGAAAAGACTAAAAACTATCTGAGCATTGATGGACTGGCCGATTTTGCCCGCTGCACCCAGGCGCTACTCTTCGGCGAAGAAAGTACGGTTATCAGCAGCCAGCGCGCGCGTACCGCGCAGACACCCGGTGGCACCGGTGCGCTTCGCGTAGCAGCCGATTTTATTTCGACCCAGACTGGCGCAAAGCGTATCTGGATCAGCAATCCAAGCTGGCCGAATCATAAAAATGTTTTCGAGGCTGCTGGTCTGGAGGTCTGCGAATATCAGTATTACGATGCGGCCACACATTCGCTCGATTTCGACGGTATGCTAAGCACTCTGCGTGGCGCAAAAGCGGGTGATATCGTACTTTTCCACGGCTGCTGTCATAACCCTACCGGCGTTGATCCTTCCGCCGAACAGTGGGCAACACTGGCTGAAGTTTCCCAGGCCAGCGGCTGGCTGCCCCTGTTTGACTTCGCCTATCAGGGCTTTGCCCGTGGTCTTGAGGAAGATGCTGAAGGCCTGCGTATTTTCGCTGCCAGCCATCAGGAGCTGTTGGTCGCCAGCTCATACTCGAAGAATTTTGGCCTGTATAATGAGCGCGTCGGGGCGCTGACCCTTGTCGCCAGCGACGCCGCCGTTGCCACTACCGCTTTTAGCCAGGTTAAATACACTATCCGGGCTAACTACTCTAACCCGCCAGCACACGGCGCAGCGGTGGTAGCCACCATTCTGAGCAATAAGGCGCTGCGTGCCATCTGGGAGCAGGAGCTGACCGATATGCGCCAGCGTATCCACCGTATGCGCCAGCTGTTTGTGAATACGCTGCAGGAGAAAGGCGCGAAAGGCGATTTCCGCTTTATCATCAGCCAGAACGGTATGTTTTCATTCAGCGGCCTGAGTAAAGATCAGGTGATTCGCCTGCGCGAGGAGTTTGGCGTTTATGCGGTTAATTCCGGCCGCGTTAACGTTGCGGGGATGACGCCGGATAATATGTCACCGCTTTGCGAAGCCATCGTGGCGGTTCTTTAA
- the asnS gene encoding asparagine--tRNA ligase, which produces MSVVPVADVLHGRVAVDSEVTVRGWVRTRRDSKAGISFIAVYDGSCFNPVQAVVNNALNNYQDEVLRLTTGCSVAITGKVVESPGEGQSFEIQATAVEVVGWVDDPDTYPMAAKRHSIEYLREVAHLRPRTNLIGAVARVRHTLAQALHRFFDEQGFFWVSTPLITASDTEGAGEMFRVSTLDFENLPRTPEGKVNFDEDFFGKEAFLTVSGQLNGETYASAISKIYTFGPTFRAENSNTSRHLAEFWMLEPEVAFADLEDNAALAEAMLKYVFKAVLNERADDMAFFAERVDKEAISRLEQFVTTDFAQVDYTDAIEILIACGEKFENAVSWGIDLSSEHERYLAEKHFKAPVVVKNYPKDIKAFYMRLNDDGRTVAAMDVLAPGIGEIIGGSQREERLDVLDARLAEMGLNKEDYSWYRDLRRYGTVPHSGFGLGFERLIAYVTGVQNVRDVIAFPRTPRNASF; this is translated from the coding sequence ATGAGCGTTGTGCCTGTAGCGGATGTACTGCATGGCCGGGTCGCGGTTGACAGTGAAGTCACCGTACGCGGCTGGGTGCGTACAAGAAGAGATTCAAAAGCCGGTATTTCCTTCATTGCCGTGTATGACGGCTCCTGCTTTAATCCCGTCCAGGCTGTCGTCAATAATGCGTTGAATAATTATCAGGATGAAGTCCTGCGCCTGACTACCGGCTGTTCGGTGGCGATCACCGGAAAAGTTGTTGAGTCACCGGGTGAAGGTCAAAGCTTTGAAATCCAGGCCACTGCCGTTGAGGTCGTCGGATGGGTTGACGATCCTGATACCTATCCCATGGCGGCAAAACGTCACAGTATTGAGTATCTGCGCGAAGTCGCCCACCTGCGCCCACGCACCAACCTGATTGGTGCCGTAGCCCGCGTTCGCCATACCCTGGCCCAGGCGCTGCATCGCTTCTTTGATGAGCAGGGCTTTTTCTGGGTTTCCACCCCGTTGATTACCGCGTCTGACACCGAAGGTGCCGGTGAAATGTTCCGCGTATCGACGCTGGACTTTGAAAACCTGCCGCGTACGCCAGAAGGTAAAGTCAATTTCGACGAAGACTTTTTCGGCAAAGAAGCCTTTCTGACCGTCTCCGGTCAGCTTAATGGCGAAACCTACGCCAGTGCGATTTCCAAAATCTATACCTTTGGCCCAACTTTCCGCGCGGAGAACTCCAACACCAGCCGCCACCTGGCCGAGTTTTGGATGCTGGAGCCGGAAGTGGCGTTTGCCGATCTGGAAGATAACGCAGCGCTGGCTGAGGCGATGCTGAAATACGTGTTTAAAGCGGTCCTGAACGAGCGTGCCGATGATATGGCTTTCTTCGCAGAGCGCGTAGACAAAGAAGCCATTTCTCGCCTGGAACAATTTGTAACGACGGATTTTGCTCAGGTCGATTACACCGACGCCATAGAGATTCTGATTGCCTGTGGCGAGAAGTTTGAGAATGCCGTTTCATGGGGCATTGACCTCTCCTCCGAACATGAACGCTACCTGGCTGAGAAACACTTCAAAGCCCCGGTAGTCGTCAAAAACTATCCTAAAGACATTAAGGCCTTCTACATGCGCCTGAATGATGATGGACGGACCGTTGCGGCTATGGACGTTCTTGCTCCGGGCATTGGTGAAATCATCGGGGGTTCACAGCGTGAAGAGCGGCTGGACGTTCTGGATGCGCGCCTGGCCGAAATGGGACTCAATAAAGAAGATTATTCCTGGTATCGCGATCTGCGTCGCTACGGCACCGTACCGCATTCAGGTTTCGGATTAGGTTTCGAACGTTTAATCGCTTATGTCACTGGCGTACAAAATGTAAGAGATGTTATCGCGTTCCCACGTACGCCGCGCAACGCCAGCTTCTGA